Within the Pelagovum pacificum genome, the region GGGTAAAGGCGCGCTCTCCGAGGTCGAGCCAGGTGCTCCCCGCGGCCATCACGCAGGACCATCCGTTCGGGTATGTCTTGAGGATCGTCCAGGTCTGGCCGTCCTCGGTCCGGAAGATCTCGAAGATGCTGTCGTTGCCGTGCAGGCCGGTCCCGACAAGCTGCTCTTCGTAGTTTTCTCCAAGGATAGTGACCATCTTTTCCCGCTCGAGGCAGGTGGTCTGCGCCAGCGCGGGGGCTGCGCCGAGAAGTGCCGTCGTCGCGGTAGTGAGGAAACGTATCGCCATGTTCAGTCTCCCTCGACTGATGCGGCCCAAGGGGTCGCGCTACTCGGGCCCTCCCTTGGGCCTCGAGTAGAACCCGGGACTGGCTCTCGCAGGCGCGTTGGAATATCCGGAAGTGCCCGCGATCTTGAACTCCGCGGCGAACTGAGTGGTTTTTACGCGGCTTTGCCTGTTGCCTGTGCGGGTCGCGAGCGGAAACGGGTCCCGGCATGGTCGTTCACCAACTGAAATTGCCGGGACTGTCGCTACCGGAGGGCATCGCAACGCGGCGCGACAGCCCGGTGCCCGCGGAGTTGCGGGACGAGGAGTACCACGCCCGCTATGACGGGCGGACGCTGCTTTACGATTGCTTCCACGATCCGGCGCGCGGCGGCTTCGTCATCACCGCGCCCGCGTTCCGCAATCTCTGGCCGCTCTTTCGGGAGGGCCTGCGCCTCGACGGGAAACGCACGAAGGTCCTGCGCCGGGCATTCGGCCGGTCGGAGCGGCTCTTCATCAAGGGCGCTGAAACTGCGACCCTGACCTGGGAGCATGAGGGGCAGATCCATCCGATCCCCACTCGCGCCGGCATTGCGCCGGATTTCCGTGACGGGCGGCTCATCACCGCGATCAGCCGTGACAACGAGCTCGACTGGATTGCGGAATGGTGCCGCTTTCATGCGCGGCGGCATGGCGCGACGGGGGCGGTGCTGTTCGACAACGGGTCGACCACGTACGGACCGTCGGACCTTGCCGAGGTCCTTCGCATGACCCCCGGGTTTCGCGCTTCCGCCGTGGTGAGCGTGCCGTTTCCATATGGATACAAGCTCATCACGCCGGAAAAGGCATATCGCCTCCAGTTCCTGCAGACGGCGGTGATGAACCTCGTCCGCAACGACATGGCGTCGGAAGCGGACGCGGTGCTGAGTTGCGACATCGACGAGCTTGTCATGGGGCCGGCGGGCGCGTCCGTGTTCGATGCGGCGCACAACTGGACGGGCGGGCTGCGCATTCCGGGGCGGTGGGTCTATCCCGACCCGGACCAGCCGAAACCCTGTTCGCAGCACCTTCACCTCAACCGACCGGATCCGGATCGCGACTGCCCGACAAAGTGGTGCGCCCGACCGAAAGGGTGGCTCAGCGCCTTCGGCGGATGGAACGTGCATTACTACGGGGGCAGCCTCAGCACGCTCGCGCCGATCTCCGATGTCTTCTCTCTCGCGCATTGCGCGGGGACGACAACCGCGTGGAAAGACCGGAGCCCGCGTTTCGACATCCCCGAACGGCTGGTCCGCGATCCTGACCTTGCGGTCGCCATGGAAGATGCGGACTGAGCGCCGATTGCCTCCGCCGCGGCGGCTTGGGTAGAGAGAAGCGACACCAGACGGAGCGCCCCGATGCCACGGTCCCAGACGAAACCCGCCCGCGCCTGGCAGCGGATGCTGTCGGGACGGAGGCTCGACCTGCTCGACCCGACCCCGATGGATATCGAGATCGAGGACATCGCCCATGGCCTTGCCTTCGTGGCGCGATGGAACGGGCAGACGATGGGCGACTATGCCTACTCCGTGGCCGAGCATTCGCTGCTGGTGGAAGAAATCTTCGCCCGCCAGAACCCGAAGACGGAGCCGCGCTGGCGGCTTGCCGCCCTGCTGCACGATGCACCGGAATACGTGATCGGCGACATGATCTCTCCGGTGAAGGCGGCGGTGGGGCCAAGCTACGGCGCGCTGGACGACCGGCTGATGGCGGCGATCCATCTGCGGTTCGGCTTGCCGGCGCAGGTGCCGGTGCAGGTGAAGAAGCAGATCAAGAAGGCGGACAAGGTTTCCGCCTGGATGGAGGCGACCCGGATCGCAGGTTTTTCGGAGGCGGAAGCGACCCGCTTCTTCGGGCGGCCGGACGGTGAGCTGATCGAGATCTGCGAAATCAGGCTGCGGCCACCGATCGAGGCGCGGCGCGATTACACCGCGCGGCACGAGGCACTTCTCGCACTGCTCTAGCGGACGGATACAAGAAAGCCGCCCGACCTGCCGGTCGCATCACAGTCGTGGACGAACGGAAGGAATTACGGGCGGCTTTGTCTGCTCTGCCGGATCGGCGTCGCAGTCGTCAGGGGTCTTATGTTCGGTTCTACTGAAAGGTTCTATGGGAGGACCTCAGCGGTAGATCGAAGTCGTCGTCGCCTTGGTGATCCAGCGGATCGCGGCATAGTCGCGGAAGCGCTGGCGGGTGCTGGTTTCACGGACGGGCAGAGCGTCCGAGCGGGCGGCGATGTTGAAAGTGTCGGCGTAGATTGCGAGCATTGGAAGGCTCCTTTCGAGGGTCAGTGTGTGGCCGCGTCTCACCAGAGATCGCGGAAGGCGTTGAACCGGTGGCCCCGGTTGCCGCGACGGCTTTCCGGGACGAAACGGTCGGACCAGTCGTCACGCTGTCCGGGGATGTCTTTTCCGTGACGTGTCCGGGTTGCGTTCATCAGGGCATCTGCAAGTATCGTAAGCATCGTGGCCTCCTTCAGGCTTGCGTCGATGCCATAGTTCTATGGCCCGGCGCCCCACATAACGAGTCAGGAAGACTTCGGTAGTGTAAGAACGACTAACAGATGGACTGGCGCGACATCCCTTCGCTTTCGGCGCTTCGCGCGTTCGAAGCCGCAGCCCGGCTCGGCAGCTTTTCCGGCGCCGCGCGGGAGCTGAACGTGACGCACGCCGCCATTGCCCAGCATGTCCGGTCGCTCGAGGATCACTTCGGCGTCCAGTTGATGACCCGGCAGGGCAAGGCGATGGCCGTGACGGTCGAGGGACAGGGGCTCTCCCGCGCGCTGACCGAGGCCTTCGCGCTGGTCGAATCCGCGACGCGGGATCTTCTGGGACAGGGCGCGAACCGGGCTTTGCGAGTCGCGCTCACGCCATCGTTCGCCGCGAACTGGCTGATGCCGCGCATCGGACGGTTCTGGGTGGAGCATCCCGAGGTCGCGCTCGAACTGATCCCCAGCAACGACCTCGTCGATCTGCGGGCCGACGGCATGGACCTCGCCATCCGCTACGGGCGCGGCGGCTGGCCGGGCGTCGATATAGAGCAACTCGTTCCCGCAGGGCATGTCGCCGTCGGTGCGACTGCCAAGTATTCCGACCGGATCGGCTCCAGCTTTGCCGAACTCAGCGGTGAAACGTGGATCGTCGATTACATGGGCCGCGAGGAAGAGCTTTGGGCCGCCGAAAGCGGGATCGACTTCGAGAAGGAGAAAGTGCGCGCCTTCGACACCGCCGAACTGGCGCGCGAAGCGGCGAAAGCCGGGATCGGCGTCGCACTTCTGCCGCTGCCGATCGTGGTCGAGGAAGTCGTCGCCGGTCGGCTCGTGATCCTCACGCGGCAGATCGACTCCGACGTCTCCTACAGCATCCTGACGCGACCGGGCACCGTTTCACCGGCGCGGGACATCTTCATCCGCTGGCTGCGGAGCGAAGCGAAAAAGGGTTAGCGGGGCGACCGCTTGGCGAGGATGCGCTGCAGCGTGCGGCGGTGCATGTTCAGCCGGCGGGCTGTCTCGCTCACGTTGCGGTCGCAAAGCTCGTAGACCCGCTGGATATGCTCCCAGCGGACGCGGTCGGCGCTCATCGGGTTTTCCGGCGGCGGCGGCAGCGCGTCGGACCGGGCGAGCAGGGCGTTCGTGACGTCCGTCGCATCGGCGGGCTTGGACAGATAGTCGGTCGCACCGAGCTTCACGGCGGCGACCGCGGTCGCAATGGCGCCGTAGCCGGTCAGCACGACGATGCGGGAGTCGGGGCGACGTTCGCGCAGCACTTCCACCACGTCGAGGCCGTTGCCGTCCTCCAGCCGGAGGTCGATCACCGCATAGGCGGGCGGACGGGCGGTCGCGATGGCTTTGCCCGCGGCGACGGATTCCGCCATCTCGACGGAGAAGCCGCGTTTCTCCATCGCCTTGGCCAGGCGGCGGAGAAATGCTTCGTCATCGTCGACCAGCAGCAGCGACGGGTCGTCGCCCAGATCCAGTTCGTCCTTGCTCACCAACGGGTCCTTTGTCCGTTAAGGTTGTCGTTCGTCGTAACCGTCTGGCCGGATTGCGTCAATTCGCGGCGTCCAGAACGCATTGTACCCGGTCGGCCATCTCTTCCGGCGTGGCCTCCCGGCGGAAGAAGTCGATGAACCCTTCCCCTGGCATCATTAGGTAGGTCATCGCGGTATGATCGACGAGGTAATAGTCCGGATCTTCGTCGTCATGGACGTTGTAATAGACCTTGTAGGCCTGCGCCGCCGCGTCGATCTGCTCTTTTGAGCCGGTGAGGCCCAGCATGTCGGGATGGAACGCGTCGGTGTAGTCCGTCAGCACCTCCGGCGTGTCGCGATGCGGGTCGACGCTGACGAAGACCGGCTGCACATCGTAACCCCGATCTTCCAGCATCGTCACCGCGGTCGCCGTGCGGTCCGTGTCGACCGGGCACACATCGGGACAGAAGGTATAGCCGAAATAGACGAGCGACGGTTCGGTCAGGACATCTTCGTCCGTCACTGTCTCGCCGGTTTCGCTCACCAGTTCGAACGGGCCGCCGATGTCGCCGCCAACCGCACCGGACGTGCATTGGGCATAGGTGCCGGTCGAACCCGCGAACTCGGTCCACAGGAAGGTCCCGCCCAGAGCGAGAACCACGACACCGACAGCGCCGGTTGCGAGAAGCGTGTTCCGTTTCATGCAGGTGCCCTTCATTGTTCCCGTCCTTCGGGAGACATAATGTCGTGCCAGTCCGCCGCAACGGGAGTTAACGCCGCACATGGAGGATACCGAGTTCCAGATGTTCCAGGACCGCCAGCGGTCCAACTGGGTGCGGCTGCGGACTTTGGTCGTGATCCGCTGGATCGCGATCGCCGGCCAGACCATCGCCATGCTGGTCGCGATCTACGGCTACCGGCTCGATATCGAGGAGGGGCTAGCCGCCGTCACCATCGGCGCCTCCGTCCTCGCCAACCTGTTCACCACGTTCCTGAACCCGGAAAACAAGCGCCTGTCGGAGCGGCAGGCGACGCTGATGATGGTGTTCGACGTGTTCCAGCTCGGCGCGCTGCTCTATCTCACCGGCGGGCTGAACAACCCGTTCGCGCTGCTGATCCTCGCCCCGGTCACGATTTCGGCAACGGTCCTGCATCTGCGCAGTACCGCCATCGTCGGCGCGCTCGCCATCGTCGTGATCAGCCTGCTCGGGCTGACCAGCCTGCCGATCCGGGGGCCGACCGACCTGCCACTCATCCTGCCGCCGATCTTCGAGTTCGGATACTGGCTCGCCCTCGTGATCGGCGTCGTGTTCCTGTCCGTCTACGCCCGGCAGGTCACCAACGAGATGCACGCGATGGGCGACGCGCTGCTGGCGACGCAACTTGCGCTGGCCCGCGAACAGAAGCTGACCGACCTCGGCGGAGTCGTTGCCGCCGCCGCGCACGAGCTTGGAACACCGCTGGCCACGATCAAGCTGGTGAGCTCCGAGCTGATGGAAGAGCTCGCCGACAACCCCGATCTTTATGACGATGCGCGGCTGATCCGTTCGCAGGCCGACCGCTGCCGCGACATCCTCCGCTCCATGGGGCGGGCCGGGAAGGACGACCTGCACCTGAAGCGCGCGCCACTGGAAACCGTGGTGCAGGAAGCCGCCGAGCCGCATCAGGACCGCGGCAAGCCGGTGCTGTTCGAGATCGGACCGGAACCCGACTGCGACGACCTGCAGCCCGTGGTCTATCGCCGGCCGGAGGTGATTCACGGCCTGCGCAACCTCGTGCAGAACGCCGTCGACTTCGCCCGGGACGAGGTTCACGTCTCGGTTCGCTGGTCCCCGACGACTGTGACGATCCGGATCAGCGACGATGGGCCGGGCTTCCCCGCCCATCTGATCGGGCGGATCGGCGATCCGTTCGTCACCAACCGCCGCGCCAGCGAGGACCGGCAGAGGCGACCGGGTTACGAAGGGATGGGCCTCGGCCTATTCATCGCCAAGACGCTGCTGGAGCGGTCCGGCGCGCGGCTGTCCTTCGCCAGCGACGGCGGCGGCCGGAAGGAGCGGAGTTACGGCGGTGCCATCGTGCAGGTGGTCTGGCCTATCGACCGGCTGCGCCCCCGGAAGGGCGATGGCGAGACGGCCGCACTCGGAGAGAATCGTCCGATCACCGCCTGACCGCGCGCGCCGATTAACCGCGCCTTAAGACTACTTGTGCAGGGTCCTCCGCGGTATGTCCGAGGGAGCGTCGATGTCCGCTGTGAACCTGTTGGCCCTGCTTCTGCCCGCGTCCGTCTGCATCGCGGCGATCGTCACGATGTTGCGCCGCCCGGATGAACGGAAGTTGCTCGCCCGACAGATGATGGTCGAGGCGGAATCTTCCGTCGCCTTCCTGTTCGACGGCACCCGCCTTGCCGACACGACCGGACCGGCGCGCGACCTGCTCCGCGGCCAGCGCGGCACGCAACCCGACGACTGGGTCGCGTTGACGGACCTGCTCGCCCGACACTTTCCCGACTTCGAGGAGCGTGTCGCCATGCTCGGCCAAGACGGGCGGCAACGGCTGACGTCCCCCGACGGCGACTCCTGGGCCGATGTGGAGCAATGGGACGGCTTCACGCGCATCTGCCTTTACGGTGCGCTGGGCAGCGGCGGGACATTCGCGCCGCTTGCCCTATCCGCGATGGAGCAGGAACTGACGGCCCTGCGCGCCCTGGCCGAAGGTGCGCCGCTGATGATCTGGCGCGAGAACGAGAAGCGGCAGGTGGTCTGGGCGAACCAGGCATATCTACAGACCGCCGCGAGTGTCTCCGGCACCGAGGCGGAGGATTGGCCGCCGCGCCGGCTGTTTGCGGAGGTCGGCACGTCCGAACCGTCCGATGACGTGGAGGAGGATCGCCTGCCTCTCGACCTGCCGGGGGGAGAGACGCTGTGGTACGATGTGACCACCATTCGCGCCGTAACAGGGTCGATGCATTTCGCAATTTCCGCCAGCGCGGTCGTCCAGGCGGAGGCAGCCCAGCGCAACTTCGTGCAGACCCTGTCGAAGACCTTCGCCGATCTTGCCATCGGGCTGGCCATCTTCGACCGGGACCGGCGGCTGGTGATGTTCAATCCGGCCCTCATGGAGCTGACGCATCTGCCGGTCGATTTCCTCGCCATGCGGCCCGGGATCAGCACCTTCCTCGACCGGCTCAGAGAGCAGAGGATGCTGCCCGAACCGAAGGATTACGGCAATTGGCGGCATGAACTCGCGGCACTGGAGGCGCGGGCGACCGACGGCACCTATTGCGAGAACTGGGCGCTGCCCGGCGGCCAGACCTTCCGCGTCACCGGCCGACCACATCCCGACGGCGCAATCGCCTTCCTGTTCGAGGATATCTCGGCCGAGGTATCCCTTGCCCGGCGGTTCCGCGGCCAGATCGAAACCGCTAACAGCGCGCTCGACGTGATGGACGAGGCGATCGTCGTCTTCACGCCCGGCGGTACTGTCGCGCTCACGAATCTCGCCTACGACCGGCTGTGGCACGGCGACCGGGAGGACGACGCCGTGCCCGTCGTGAACCAGAAGCTTCGGGACGAGGCGGAGACCTGGAAGGCCCAATGCATCGCGACCGATTTCTGGCCAGACATCATCGCCAGCTCGACCGATCCGGAGATGCGCAAGCCGTGGACCGGTCGCACACGACGCACCGACGGCCGCACCGTCGATTGCCGGGTCGTGCCCCTGCCGCGCGGGGCGACCATGGTCGGCTTCACCCTCCCGACGGAGGAGCGTGGCATCTCCACCATCCCGCCGACCCTCTACGCGACCGGTAGCCCCTGACGCGACGCCGCCGCGGGCAGAAAGGCTTGCAGCCGAGTCGCAGCCGCCTAGTCTGCGCGCATGTCGTCCCGGACCCTCACCATTGCCCTGCCCCGACTGGCCGATACCGAACGGCTCGCCAGCCGCATCGCGCCCCTGTTGATGCCGGGCGATGCCGTCCTGCTGTCCGGGCCGATCGGCGCGGGCAAAAGCGCCTTCGCTCGCGCCCTGATCCGGTCACGGCTGGGCGACCCTGACGTCGAAGTCCCCTCCCCGACCTACACGCTGGTGCAGACATACAGCGACGGCGCCGACGAGATCTGGCACTGCGATCTCTATCGCACCGGTGACACCTCCGAACTGGTCGAGCTTGGCCTCGACGCGGCGTTCGCCGAAGCGATCACCCTCATCGAATGGCCCGACCGATTGGGAGAGATGGCACCCGCCGACGCGCTACAGCTGGCGTTCGCGGTCGAACACGCGGGGCACAGTGTCACCGCCGAGCTGACGGACACGTGGAGCGGGCGACTGGAGGACCTCCTTGCCCGATCGTGAAGGACTGATTTCCCGAATCCTCGCCGAGACGGGGCATGCCGCGTGGACCCGCACACCCCTGCCGCACGACGCATCGCGGCGGCGCTATGAGCGGCTCACCTCGGGCGAGCGCAGCCGCATCCTGATGGACGCACCGCCCGAGACAGGGGAGGACACGCGTCCGTTTCTCGCCATCGGGCGCCACCTGCGGTCCATCGGGTTGTCCGCGCCGGCGCTGATCCATGCTGAAACCTCGACCGGGGTTCTGATCCTCGAAGACCTCGGACACGTCCTGTTCGCCGACCATCTTCAGGTCTGGCCGGGCGAGGAAGAGATGCTCTACCTTGCCGCCGCCGACGTGCTGGCAAAGGTTCAGTCCGCGCCGCCGCCCGACGGTCTTCTGCAGCTGACGCCGGAGAGCGCCGCGCAGATGCTGGAGCCGCTGTTCGACTGGCACGTGACGCTGGATCCGCGCAATCGCGCAGCGATAGAGACTGAAATCGCCGCCGCGCTCGACCGGCACGCAGGCCCGCCCGACGAGCTGTCGCTTCGGGATTTCCATGCAGAG harbors:
- a CDS encoding HD domain-containing protein is translated as MPRSQTKPARAWQRMLSGRRLDLLDPTPMDIEIEDIAHGLAFVARWNGQTMGDYAYSVAEHSLLVEEIFARQNPKTEPRWRLAALLHDAPEYVIGDMISPVKAAVGPSYGALDDRLMAAIHLRFGLPAQVPVQVKKQIKKADKVSAWMEATRIAGFSEAEATRFFGRPDGELIEICEIRLRPPIEARRDYTARHEALLALL
- a CDS encoding LysR family transcriptional regulator, encoding MDWRDIPSLSALRAFEAAARLGSFSGAARELNVTHAAIAQHVRSLEDHFGVQLMTRQGKAMAVTVEGQGLSRALTEAFALVESATRDLLGQGANRALRVALTPSFAANWLMPRIGRFWVEHPEVALELIPSNDLVDLRADGMDLAIRYGRGGWPGVDIEQLVPAGHVAVGATAKYSDRIGSSFAELSGETWIVDYMGREEELWAAESGIDFEKEKVRAFDTAELAREAAKAGIGVALLPLPIVVEEVVAGRLVILTRQIDSDVSYSILTRPGTVSPARDIFIRWLRSEAKKG
- a CDS encoding ActR/PrrA/RegA family redox response regulator transcription factor; this translates as MSKDELDLGDDPSLLLVDDDEAFLRRLAKAMEKRGFSVEMAESVAAGKAIATARPPAYAVIDLRLEDGNGLDVVEVLRERRPDSRIVVLTGYGAIATAVAAVKLGATDYLSKPADATDVTNALLARSDALPPPPENPMSADRVRWEHIQRVYELCDRNVSETARRLNMHRRTLQRILAKRSPR
- a CDS encoding SCO family protein; its protein translation is MKRNTLLATGAVGVVVLALGGTFLWTEFAGSTGTYAQCTSGAVGGDIGGPFELVSETGETVTDEDVLTEPSLVYFGYTFCPDVCPVDTDRTATAVTMLEDRGYDVQPVFVSVDPHRDTPEVLTDYTDAFHPDMLGLTGSKEQIDAAAQAYKVYYNVHDDEDPDYYLVDHTAMTYLMMPGEGFIDFFRREATPEEMADRVQCVLDAAN
- the regB gene encoding sensor histidine kinase RegB, which codes for MEDTEFQMFQDRQRSNWVRLRTLVVIRWIAIAGQTIAMLVAIYGYRLDIEEGLAAVTIGASVLANLFTTFLNPENKRLSERQATLMMVFDVFQLGALLYLTGGLNNPFALLILAPVTISATVLHLRSTAIVGALAIVVISLLGLTSLPIRGPTDLPLILPPIFEFGYWLALVIGVVFLSVYARQVTNEMHAMGDALLATQLALAREQKLTDLGGVVAAAAHELGTPLATIKLVSSELMEELADNPDLYDDARLIRSQADRCRDILRSMGRAGKDDLHLKRAPLETVVQEAAEPHQDRGKPVLFEIGPEPDCDDLQPVVYRRPEVIHGLRNLVQNAVDFARDEVHVSVRWSPTTVTIRISDDGPGFPAHLIGRIGDPFVTNRRASEDRQRRPGYEGMGLGLFIAKTLLERSGARLSFASDGGGRKERSYGGAIVQVVWPIDRLRPRKGDGETAALGENRPITA
- a CDS encoding PAS-domain containing protein, coding for MSAVNLLALLLPASVCIAAIVTMLRRPDERKLLARQMMVEAESSVAFLFDGTRLADTTGPARDLLRGQRGTQPDDWVALTDLLARHFPDFEERVAMLGQDGRQRLTSPDGDSWADVEQWDGFTRICLYGALGSGGTFAPLALSAMEQELTALRALAEGAPLMIWRENEKRQVVWANQAYLQTAASVSGTEAEDWPPRRLFAEVGTSEPSDDVEEDRLPLDLPGGETLWYDVTTIRAVTGSMHFAISASAVVQAEAAQRNFVQTLSKTFADLAIGLAIFDRDRRLVMFNPALMELTHLPVDFLAMRPGISTFLDRLREQRMLPEPKDYGNWRHELAALEARATDGTYCENWALPGGQTFRVTGRPHPDGAIAFLFEDISAEVSLARRFRGQIETANSALDVMDEAIVVFTPGGTVALTNLAYDRLWHGDREDDAVPVVNQKLRDEAETWKAQCIATDFWPDIIASSTDPEMRKPWTGRTRRTDGRTVDCRVVPLPRGATMVGFTLPTEERGISTIPPTLYATGSP
- the tsaE gene encoding tRNA (adenosine(37)-N6)-threonylcarbamoyltransferase complex ATPase subunit type 1 TsaE codes for the protein MSSRTLTIALPRLADTERLASRIAPLLMPGDAVLLSGPIGAGKSAFARALIRSRLGDPDVEVPSPTYTLVQTYSDGADEIWHCDLYRTGDTSELVELGLDAAFAEAITLIEWPDRLGEMAPADALQLAFAVEHAGHSVTAELTDTWSGRLEDLLARS
- a CDS encoding aminoglycoside phosphotransferase family protein, translating into MPDREGLISRILAETGHAAWTRTPLPHDASRRRYERLTSGERSRILMDAPPETGEDTRPFLAIGRHLRSIGLSAPALIHAETSTGVLILEDLGHVLFADHLQVWPGEEEMLYLAAADVLAKVQSAPPPDGLLQLTPESAAQMLEPLFDWHVTLDPRNRAAIETEIAAALDRHAGPPDELSLRDFHAENLVWRPRLDGDAKVGLLDFQDAFLAPAAYDLASLLDDARRDVEDETKDAVLTRFAERTGRDRATLDRALAVLSVQRNLRILGIFARLVRRDRKPKYLAFVPRVRAHLCRRLEDPALADLSRLCLPFLESEPDWT